GAGTGCAGCGTTTTGGTCGCGACAGGCAGTATACCCACAGCTACAAATGTGAGTACGAGTAGATAGTGTTTTCTTAACTTTAATGCCACAGTTGGAACAATTAACTGAAGTATAGTGTGGTGGTATGGCGACTACTACTTTGCCATATTTATCCCCAAAATACTCCAGCCACCATCTAAACTTAGACCACGCCACATCACTTATCGACTTGGCAAGACGACGATTTTTAACCAACCCTTTAACATTCAAATCTTCACAGACAATCAAATCGTTAGATTGAATTAAACGAAGTGCTATTCTCTTAGCAAACTCTTCTCGCTGTCTACTTACTTTTAAATGTTTAAGAGCATATCGCTGCCTAGCTTTGCGATAATTTTGCGATTGTGGTTTTCCTTTACGGAATTTCTTAGATTTTTGCCGATTGGCTCGATTTAGTTTTCTTTCTGACAAGCGGTAAAACCGAGGATTGGAAACAATCTCGCCACGACTATCGGCATAAAAATACTTCAAGCCTACATCTATCCCTAAGGCTAGTTGTGATGATGCAATCGGCTTGACCGTATCTCTAGAATCGAGCTTAATCGAAAACTGCACATAATAACCGTCCGCTCTTTTTAGAATACGTACTCTCTTGATTTGTTCTGGTTGGTAGAAATATATATCTCTAGAACCAATCAGTTTTAAAGTACCGATGTTCTTTTTATCAGTGAAGGTTATTCTTTTGCGACAATCTTCTAGCTTCCAGCCAGAAACTTTGTATTCTACAGAACGTGTATTGTGCTTAAAACGTGGATATCCTTTCTTTCCACTAATATTCTTGCGGCAGTTTTCCAAAAAGCGATTAACTGCACGCAGCACTCTTTCTACTGCTGTCTGGCAAGCATGAGAGTTTAGTTCTTTAACAAAAGGATATTCCGCTCTCAGCTTTGTATTGTGTCTGAACATTTCAGTCTTGCCTACACCACGATTATCCATCCAAAAGCGAAGCACCTTATTGCGAACAAATTGAGTTGTTCTAATTGCTTCTTCTATGGCTTGAATTTGTATTTGAGTAGGCTTGGCTTTATATTCGAGAACAAACATTTGACACTGACAACTTGAGTATCAAAATATATAATATCATAAAAGCCGTGCTAGCCCTTTAGGGTACACCTTCGGATAAGCTTCGCGTCAAGCACGGGGCTTGTATCCCATTAATTTTGGTCAAATTCGGTTAGTCAGTTTATTGCTACTCATGTTGCCATTTCCATACCCCTTAATCAGTCGCAAATCGATGATATTGCTAAGCGTGAAAACTGGAGGTGCTTGCGTTGTAGTCGCGGGTATTTTGATGTGATTGAGTTTTGGGTAGAAAATGCTGTGTTACTCGAACTGGCAACTCCAGAATTGGCACAACAATACACCACCGCTTTAGCACCTGAAAAATTAGCCGCGTATTTTGCCAGTAAAAATTCTTAATTAATTATTAACCTAGAAGTCTTGTTGTAAAGTTTTGTAATCGATTTCGTAATTAGATTATTGTTTACTCTCCCAAGCCGCGATCGCGCTTTGTGATATTTCTCGCCAGGGAACATTATGTTGACGAGCTAAAGCTGCACAGTCTTCATATTCTGGCTGTACATTAAGTATTTGCCGATTGTTTCCTTCTCCCCAGCTAGCAATTTTAATTCTTACTGCACCATATTTAGTTTCCACGGGTTTTATTTCGCGATCGAGAATACTTCTGTGTTGAGTACGTTCGCGAATTCCCAAAGTAGTCGTTTCAGAGAAAATAATGGTTTGGCAAATATTAGCTATCTCAGGATGACAGATGACAGTTAAAAGAATGCCAGAGCGTGATTTCTTCATGCCGATGCTTTGAGTAAATACGTCGAGCGCACCCGCCGTTAATAACTGGTCGAGGGTATATGCCACTGCTTGAGGATTGAGATCGTCGATTTGAGTTTCTAGTACCGTAATGATTTCTTGCTTCAGTTTGAACTTTGGCTGATTTATTTCCGCTTCGCCAATCCACAAGCGCAATATATTAGGAATTTCTAGATCTCTAGAGCCTGCGCCTAAACCAATTTTAGCTAGTTTCATCGCTGGAGGCTCACCAAAATCAATCGCTAAAGTCGTGGCGATCGCTGCACCCGTTGGTGTAACCAGCTCTTTTTTGATACCATTGCTATAGATTGGTACTTCTCTTGTCTGCCATAGCTTTACTACCGCTGGGACAGGAACAGATAACTTACCATGAGCAGCGTGAATCGTTCCTCCTCCTGTAGGCATTGCCGAGCAATATAACTGGTCGATATCTAGCCAGTCTAAACCAATACAGGTGCCGACAATATCGACGATCGCATCGGTTGCTCCAACTTCATGAAAATGAACTTTTTCGGGGGAAATACCGTGGACTGCGCCTTCGGCGATCGCTAAATTTTGAAATATGCTTAGACTCCAATGCTTAACCCGATCTGATAATGATGCAGATTGGATTAAATTTTTAATTTCTGGCAGATGTCTTGCAGAAAAATGGTGATGCTGGCTATTATGATCGTGCTGATGCTGTTGCTGTAAATTGACATGAACTTTAGTAGCTGATTGCCCATTACGGATAACTGTTTCAGTTGTCAACTGGTATTCTTGTTCTATACCCAAGCTCTTGAGACTGTCGACCAAATATTGCCAGGGTAAGCCACAGTCGATCAATGCCCCCAAGCACATATCCCCAGCAATTCCTGTAGGACATTCTAAGTAACCAATCTTGACCATAAAATACAATTTTGCTTAATCTTGGAATGATCTTAACTGTCGATCGCTTACTCAGCAAAAATTATTCTGGACCAATTAATTAATATTATGGCGATTTTATACGAATTACATCCAAATAACCCCCAACAACGCAGTATCGATCAAATTGTCACTGCTTTAAAAAAAGGTGCAGTGATGCTTTATCCCACCGATACGGTTTATGCTATTGGCTGCGATCTGAGCGTTAAATCAGGAATAGAAAAGGTGAGAAGAATCAAACAGATGTCTAACGATAAACCGCTAACCTTCCTGTGTTCTTCTTTGTCTAATATTTCCCAATACGCCACGGTGAGCGATCGCGCCTATCGCATTATGAAACACTTGATTCCTGGCCCATATACCTTTTTACTTCCTGCCAGCAAGCAAGTACCAAAGCTGGTTATGAGTCCTAAACGCAAGACTACAGGAATCAGAGTCCCAGATAACGTCCTCTGCCAAGAATTATTAAAAACATTGGGTAATCCTGTGGTTTCTACTTCGGCGCATTTATCCGATGAAGATGGCGAATATCCGACGATCAATGTAGAAAAAGCTTATCTGTTTAATACATTAGAAAATCAAGTGGATATAATTATTGACAATCAAATTGACCCAGGCTTTAAAGTATCAACGATTCTTGATTTTACCAGCGATGAACCAGAAGTGGTACGTCAGGGCTTAGGTTGGCAGGAAGTTGAGAATTGGTTAGATGCAGTGCATTAAAAGCAACGGCGTTGCTGATTCATTTAATGACGTACAAAATGCTACTGTTTTTAGTTTTTAAAAGGACTGATTAGGTTAATCTAAATTTGATTAATTGTCATTATGTCTAGCGCTAAAGTTTACTGCATAGAATGAATAGCTACTATAATGAGGCACTTTAAACAGGCAGATCCATACCCATGACATCGATAGATTGGCTAATTGTCCTTGTGTACTTTGTGCTTACAACTGGCTTAGGAATATTGCTCTCTCGTAGGGCTTCTCGCAGTTTAGAAGACTTTTTTGTCTCAGGGCGATCGCTTCGGTGGTGGTTAGCTGGAACAAGTATGGCAGCAACGACTTTTTCGATTGATACGCCATTATATATTTGTGGTGTGGTAGCCAGTCGAGGTATTGCAGGAAACTGGGAATGGTGGAGTTTTGGGATTTCTCATGTAATTTTGATTTACATTTTCTCTCGCATGTGGCGACGTTCGGAAGTTATTACCGATGCTGAACTAACAGAAATTCGCTATGGCGGTCGTAATGCCGCCATTTTGCGGGGTACGAAAGCTTTTTTGTTTGCTGTACCGATTAACTGTATCGGGATTGGTTATGCCATGTTAGCGATGGTGAAAGTAGTAGATGCTTTAGAATTATGGCAAAGTTTGGGAGTAAATCCAGGAGAAAACCTTAAAATCTGGAGTGTGGTTGGGGTTAGTATTATCGTTCTCATCTATTCTGGGTTTTCTGGGTTGTGGGGCGTAGTTGCTACCGATTTCTTTCAATTTTTCTTGGCTTTGTTAGGCGCGTTCGTCGTTGCGATAGTTGCAGTTAATCATGTAGGAGGAATTCATCAACTAATTCCCCAAGTGCAGCAGATAAGCGATTTAGATGTTTTGTCCTTTTTTCCCTTGCAGTTTAGTAACGGTAGCTTTGGCTGGAGTGATGCTGCGGGAATTACCGCCACTACCTTTTCGACATATTTATTTGTGCAGTGGTGGTCTTTTCGTCGTAGCGATGGCGGGGGAGAATTTATTCAACGTTTGGTAGCGGCTAAAGATGAAGCCGAAGCCGAAAAATCTGCCTGGTTTTTTAATATTCTGCACTATGCTGTTAGAACCTGGCCCTGGATTATAGTTGCTTTGGTAGCAATGGTTCTTTATCCTGATTTAGAAGATAAAGAGCTTGGTTATCCTAAACTAATGCTGGATTTTTTACCCCCTGTCATGTTGGGTTTGGTGGTAACTTCTCTAATTGCTGCTTTTATGAGTACGGTTTCCACTTCGATAAACTGGGGTGCATCTTATTTAACTAGCGATATTTATCGGCGTTTTATGAAACCCGATGCTAGTCAGGCTGAATTAGTCACGATTGGTAGAATTTCATCCGTCTTGGTAACAATATTAGGCGCGATCGCTGCTTTGAACTCTACTGATATTACCAGTGTGTTTCGTTTAGTAATTGCGATCGGCACTGGGCCTGGTTTAGTCTTAATCTTACGCTGGTTTTGGTGGCGGATCAATGCGGCGGCGGAGTTGGCTGCAATGCTTGGAGGATTTTTGATTGGTTTGCTTACCAGTATTTATCCTGAGCAAATTATCAGCGTTTATCCAGGATTTGAGCAAGTATTGAATGATTTCGGCTATCAGCTGCTGTTTATTTCGGTCATTACCGCTTTACTATGGATTACGGTAATGTATCTTACTCCTCCAGAATCTGATGCTACCTTAAATGAGTTTTACCGACGGGTGCAACCAGGAGGAATTGGCTGGAAACGACAACGGGAAAAAACAGGAATTCCCGCAGCCCAAAATTTAACCCAAGATCTACTTAAAGTAGTTGCAGCTACCTTATTGTTATTTGGTTCGATGTTAGCGATTGGCGGGTTTTTATTGCTGCAATCTTGGACAGGATTGATTTGTTTAGCGATCGCCGTCATTGGTGGCTTTTGGCTACGCCAGTTGAATAAGCACAAACCTATTTCTATGGCCAAACCTGGTTTAGACTAATCTGGCAATATGGCGTTGGTGATTTGATGTATGAGATATATTGACATCCTCCCCCGATTGAAAATACGGGGGATTCCAAATCTAGAATAGTTTCAATTGAACTATATCTAATTTACGAGGTAAGTGAACTATAGATTAGGACGTTAGTTATAAAAAGAGCTATATATACTAAATCCGATTGATAAAGGTCATTATCGAATTTCTTTAAATCCCCCAAATATGCAGGATTTAGGGTGGGTGGAAATGCTTCTGGCTAAGAAGCTTATTCCGCACCCACCCGAAGGGGGCAACTAAAAGTAACCTCTGTGAACAGGATTTAGTATTAGCTATTAGCTCTTAGCTCTTAGCTTTTTAATTCACCAACGCCTAATAAATTTTACTTTTGTGGTTATGGTTGTGGTTCAGTT
The sequence above is a segment of the Coleofasciculaceae cyanobacterium genome. Coding sequences within it:
- a CDS encoding transposase; protein product: MFVLEYKAKPTQIQIQAIEEAIRTTQFVRNKVLRFWMDNRGVGKTEMFRHNTKLRAEYPFVKELNSHACQTAVERVLRAVNRFLENCRKNISGKKGYPRFKHNTRSVEYKVSGWKLEDCRKRITFTDKKNIGTLKLIGSRDIYFYQPEQIKRVRILKRADGYYVQFSIKLDSRDTVKPIASSQLALGIDVGLKYFYADSRGEIVSNPRFYRLSERKLNRANRQKSKKFRKGKPQSQNYRKARQRYALKHLKVSRQREEFAKRIALRLIQSNDLIVCEDLNVKGLVKNRRLAKSISDVAWSKFRWWLEYFGDKYGKVVVAIPPHYTSVNCSNCGIKVKKTLSTRTHICSCGYTACRDQNAALNILQLGLSRVGRTLTNAWGDLSSSSVGEILLGYDESLNQESSSF
- the larC gene encoding nickel pincer cofactor biosynthesis protein LarC, producing the protein MVKIGYLECPTGIAGDMCLGALIDCGLPWQYLVDSLKSLGIEQEYQLTTETVIRNGQSATKVHVNLQQQHQHDHNSQHHHFSARHLPEIKNLIQSASLSDRVKHWSLSIFQNLAIAEGAVHGISPEKVHFHEVGATDAIVDIVGTCIGLDWLDIDQLYCSAMPTGGGTIHAAHGKLSVPVPAVVKLWQTREVPIYSNGIKKELVTPTGAAIATTLAIDFGEPPAMKLAKIGLGAGSRDLEIPNILRLWIGEAEINQPKFKLKQEIITVLETQIDDLNPQAVAYTLDQLLTAGALDVFTQSIGMKKSRSGILLTVICHPEIANICQTIIFSETTTLGIRERTQHRSILDREIKPVETKYGAVRIKIASWGEGNNRQILNVQPEYEDCAALARQHNVPWREISQSAIAAWESKQ
- a CDS encoding L-threonylcarbamoyladenylate synthase, translated to MAILYELHPNNPQQRSIDQIVTALKKGAVMLYPTDTVYAIGCDLSVKSGIEKVRRIKQMSNDKPLTFLCSSLSNISQYATVSDRAYRIMKHLIPGPYTFLLPASKQVPKLVMSPKRKTTGIRVPDNVLCQELLKTLGNPVVSTSAHLSDEDGEYPTINVEKAYLFNTLENQVDIIIDNQIDPGFKVSTILDFTSDEPEVVRQGLGWQEVENWLDAVH
- a CDS encoding sodium:solute symporter family protein: MTSIDWLIVLVYFVLTTGLGILLSRRASRSLEDFFVSGRSLRWWLAGTSMAATTFSIDTPLYICGVVASRGIAGNWEWWSFGISHVILIYIFSRMWRRSEVITDAELTEIRYGGRNAAILRGTKAFLFAVPINCIGIGYAMLAMVKVVDALELWQSLGVNPGENLKIWSVVGVSIIVLIYSGFSGLWGVVATDFFQFFLALLGAFVVAIVAVNHVGGIHQLIPQVQQISDLDVLSFFPLQFSNGSFGWSDAAGITATTFSTYLFVQWWSFRRSDGGGEFIQRLVAAKDEAEAEKSAWFFNILHYAVRTWPWIIVALVAMVLYPDLEDKELGYPKLMLDFLPPVMLGLVVTSLIAAFMSTVSTSINWGASYLTSDIYRRFMKPDASQAELVTIGRISSVLVTILGAIAALNSTDITSVFRLVIAIGTGPGLVLILRWFWWRINAAAELAAMLGGFLIGLLTSIYPEQIISVYPGFEQVLNDFGYQLLFISVITALLWITVMYLTPPESDATLNEFYRRVQPGGIGWKRQREKTGIPAAQNLTQDLLKVVAATLLLFGSMLAIGGFLLLQSWTGLICLAIAVIGGFWLRQLNKHKPISMAKPGLD